In a genomic window of Pontibacter liquoris:
- the uraH gene encoding hydroxyisourate hydrolase, with the protein MRKIAFAVLLVLATTVAYAQTTPYQLSSHILDIATGMPAKGVPVELEKLDKKTQVWKQVDKKVTDENGRIKDFLPTKNENEGVYRLRFLVADYFKSKKTESFYPFIEVVFQINDNDHYHVPITLSPYGYATYRGN; encoded by the coding sequence TGAGAAAAATAGCTTTTGCAGTATTGCTTGTGCTGGCAACAACTGTTGCGTATGCACAGACCACCCCCTACCAATTATCGAGTCATATTCTGGATATTGCTACAGGCATGCCAGCTAAAGGTGTTCCGGTTGAACTGGAGAAACTGGACAAGAAAACCCAGGTATGGAAGCAGGTGGACAAGAAGGTAACCGATGAGAACGGGCGCATCAAAGATTTTCTGCCAACTAAAAATGAAAACGAAGGCGTTTACAGGCTTCGCTTTTTAGTAGCCGACTATTTCAAAAGCAAAAAAACTGAAAGCTTCTATCCTTTTATCGAAGTCGTTTTCCAGATAAATGACAACGATCATTATCACGTTCCCATCACGTTGTCGCCCTACGGTTACGCCACCTACAGGGGAAATTAA
- a CDS encoding HlyD family secretion protein — MSQDTTAHKTHSKPKKRKTGQLILNALLLVAIAGALLWVAGLYFDFSKNEITNDAQVEQFINPLNARVGGYIDEIRFTEHQPVKKGDTLVIINDNEIRIQLAQAEAAYLDAQATKTVTSSSVNTVSNSIAVSEANIAEARARLWSVEQNYKRYETLLKDEAVTRQQYEQMKTEYDAARARLAALERQKQTSQLSTKEVKSRLAVNDANIKRAEAALDMAKLNLKYTVITAPYDGVMGRRTIQEGQLIQPGQALASIVRSNQVWVVANYKETQTGNLYVGQPIEITVDAIEGKVFKGTISAISEATGARYSAVPVDNATGNFVKVQQRIPVRIEFAGTDKKDMEMLRAGMNVEVKAIL, encoded by the coding sequence ATGTCACAGGACACTACCGCTCACAAAACACATTCAAAACCTAAAAAGAGAAAAACCGGCCAGCTTATACTTAACGCTCTGTTGCTGGTAGCCATTGCCGGCGCTTTGCTTTGGGTCGCCGGTTTATACTTCGATTTCAGCAAAAACGAGATCACAAACGATGCTCAGGTAGAGCAGTTCATCAACCCGCTTAATGCCCGGGTAGGTGGCTACATCGACGAGATCCGCTTTACCGAGCACCAGCCGGTGAAAAAGGGCGATACGCTGGTAATCATCAACGACAACGAAATACGCATCCAACTGGCACAGGCCGAAGCCGCCTACCTCGATGCGCAGGCCACCAAAACCGTCACCAGCTCGAGCGTGAACACCGTGAGCAACAGTATTGCGGTTTCGGAAGCCAACATTGCCGAAGCCCGGGCCCGGCTCTGGAGCGTGGAGCAGAACTACAAGCGCTACGAAACTCTGCTGAAAGACGAGGCCGTGACGCGCCAGCAATACGAGCAGATGAAAACGGAGTACGATGCGGCCAGGGCCCGCCTGGCTGCGCTGGAGCGCCAGAAGCAGACTTCGCAGCTTTCTACCAAAGAAGTAAAATCCAGGCTGGCCGTGAACGATGCCAACATCAAACGGGCTGAGGCTGCCCTGGACATGGCTAAACTGAACCTGAAGTATACCGTCATCACGGCGCCTTATGATGGGGTTATGGGGCGCCGCACCATCCAGGAAGGCCAGCTGATACAGCCGGGCCAGGCGCTTGCCAGCATCGTGCGTAGCAACCAGGTATGGGTGGTGGCCAACTACAAGGAAACCCAAACCGGCAACCTGTATGTAGGTCAGCCCATCGAGATCACGGTGGATGCCATCGAAGGGAAAGTTTTTAAAGGCACGATCAGCGCCATTTCGGAAGCCACGGGTGCCAGGTACTCGGCTGTTCCGGTAGATAACGCCACCGGTAATTTTGTGAAGGTGCAGCAGCGCATTCCGGTGCGCATTGAGTTTGCCGGAACAGACAAAAAAGACATGGAAATGCTGCGGGCAGGGATGAACGTAGAGGTAAAGGCCATTTTATAA
- a CDS encoding MarR family winged helix-turn-helix transcriptional regulator encodes MRQKFKAYDVNITFEMLEVLRFLWKKDGINQQEIADAILKDKASLTYLLDNLVRRKLVQRTEDSRDRRNKIITLTKEGQQMKDLILPWITEMYEIAGREIPNELIGSGLLLFESIYRNFEQQHK; translated from the coding sequence ATGCGTCAAAAATTTAAGGCGTATGACGTTAATATTACCTTTGAAATGCTGGAGGTGCTCCGGTTTTTGTGGAAGAAGGACGGCATCAACCAACAGGAAATAGCCGATGCGATCCTCAAAGACAAAGCCAGCCTGACTTACCTGCTCGATAACCTGGTACGCCGCAAACTGGTGCAGCGCACAGAAGACAGCCGGGACCGCCGTAACAAGATCATCACCTTAACCAAAGAAGGCCAGCAAATGAAGGACCTGATCCTGCCCTGGATCACGGAGATGTATGAGATTGCCGGCCGGGAAATACCCAACGAACTGATTGGCAGCGGGCTGCTCTTGTTCGAATCGATCTACCGGAATTTCGAGCAGCAGCATAAATAA
- a CDS encoding TolC family protein, which produces MNYKPLALYFILISFASGAFARQQEPKVVTIQELFTMAEENSQQLQVSRTGIEIANQRREVAKTQKRPNLTASLTGNYIGNARILDTNLEEVASVEMPHFGNSFAVQASQVIFKGGAINKAVEAAELSQQVAQLTFEKNRADIKLLLVGRYADMYRLLNQRQVYQRNIDLARLRLQNIQNLYKEGMLTRNDVIRSELQITNLKMALQEVNNNLAIANQQLRQIVGLPENTFLVPDSSFIQHLPQVQPYNAYLDQALHNFPDIKAGEVNTEIARKNLQIAKADKLPTISLQAGNSVIRPITSSSPVLDMYAQGWNAGVGINFNIASLYNARYSIGVARAQEQQQQELLTLQRQNIENEVQSAFIKHNEARERSVSFEQGVRLANENYRIVEKKYLANLALLADMLDATNAKLDAELQKANADATIIYTYYQLERLAGNL; this is translated from the coding sequence ATGAATTATAAGCCTTTAGCGCTGTACTTTATACTTATAAGCTTTGCTTCCGGCGCTTTTGCCCGGCAGCAGGAACCGAAGGTGGTCACCATACAGGAGCTCTTTACCATGGCAGAGGAGAACAGCCAGCAGTTGCAGGTGTCGCGGACGGGGATCGAAATAGCCAACCAGCGCCGCGAAGTAGCCAAAACACAGAAAAGACCCAATCTCACAGCAAGCCTTACCGGAAATTACATTGGCAACGCCCGCATACTGGATACCAACCTGGAGGAAGTAGCCAGTGTGGAGATGCCGCACTTTGGCAATTCTTTTGCCGTGCAGGCCAGCCAGGTTATTTTTAAAGGAGGCGCCATCAACAAGGCCGTAGAAGCCGCAGAACTAAGCCAGCAGGTAGCCCAGCTCACCTTTGAGAAGAACAGAGCCGATATAAAACTGCTGCTCGTGGGCCGCTACGCCGATATGTACCGCCTGCTCAACCAGCGCCAAGTATACCAACGCAACATCGATCTGGCCCGGCTGCGGCTGCAGAACATCCAAAACCTGTATAAGGAAGGCATGTTGACGCGCAACGACGTGATCCGAAGCGAGCTGCAGATCACCAACCTGAAGATGGCCCTGCAGGAAGTAAACAACAACCTGGCCATTGCCAACCAGCAGCTGCGCCAGATCGTGGGCCTGCCGGAAAACACGTTCCTTGTTCCCGACTCTTCCTTTATCCAACACTTGCCGCAGGTGCAGCCTTATAATGCTTATCTGGACCAGGCGCTCCACAACTTCCCCGATATAAAGGCCGGGGAGGTAAACACCGAAATTGCCCGAAAGAACCTGCAGATAGCCAAAGCCGACAAACTGCCAACCATCAGCCTGCAGGCAGGCAACTCTGTTATCAGGCCCATCACCAGTTCCAGTCCCGTGCTGGATATGTATGCGCAGGGCTGGAATGCCGGCGTGGGGATTAATTTCAACATCGCCTCGCTCTATAATGCCAGATATAGCATCGGGGTGGCCCGTGCCCAGGAGCAGCAGCAGCAGGAACTCTTAACGCTGCAACGCCAGAACATCGAAAATGAAGTGCAAAGTGCCTTTATCAAGCACAACGAGGCCCGGGAACGGAGCGTGAGTTTTGAGCAGGGCGTGCGCCTGGCCAACGAGAACTACCGCATCGTGGAAAAGAAATACCTGGCCAACCTGGCCCTGCTGGCAGACATGCTCGACGCCACCAACGCCAAGCTGGATGCCGAGCTGCAGAAGGCCAACGCCGATGCAACCATTATCTATACTTATTACCAATTAGAACGCTTAGCCGGAAACCTTTAA